In Myripristis murdjan chromosome 2, fMyrMur1.1, whole genome shotgun sequence, a genomic segment contains:
- the LOC115374390 gene encoding collagen alpha-1(VIII) chain-like, translating to MAAVPLHSFHLLVAVLQLCLLCPAHGGAYYGHKQPPQQHQPLPQFNEGYPQQQYLGNEMPVLPQFGKDLPQLPLHMGKERLLTEGKGETFPRGAKGPPPPGPGGEGLREGPPGLPGPPGPQGPHGLPGHGLTGPPGKPGPPGPQGYPGIGKPGMPGLPGKPAGPGLQGPRGEPGLRGDEGPIGLPGPAGLPGPPGLPGIAKPGVQGLPGQPGPRGEPGNKGLPGLPGLTGVKGENGIGLPGLPGLKGPAGPPGPPGQVGLPGVGKPGLNGLPGQPGIPGKPGAPGEPGFAGPQGEQGELGPPGLPGIGKPGIDGFPGQPGLPGRKGELGPPGPPGGPGLPGYGKPGFPGPKGHKGHGGLPGLPGPKGDKGYGGPPGVTGLPGPTGRPGPAGPMGPPGGLGFPGPKGEGGAGGQKGPPGIKGDQGLAGPPGQGGLPGEGGQPGPRGLPGPVGPKGEHGHKGLPGLPGVPGLPGPRGEGGQPGEKGHQGPKGIPGLAGPGGPMGPPGIPGPKGEMGPPGKPGYPGEGKPGLPGRIGPQGKPGARGLPGLPGQPGQPGPPGPPGLPAVAPELGEILPVTGPYNGQKQGHKKPKNGGDIRASGIEMPAFTAKLTNPFPPVGSPIIFDKLLHNGNQDYSPQTGIFTCSIPGIYYFAYHVHCKGGNVWVALMKNNEPVMFTYDEYKKGSLDQASGSAVLPLQQGDKVHLQLPSDQAAGLYAAEYVHSTFSGYLLYVM from the exons ATGGCAGCTGTACCCCTCCATTCTTTCCATCTACTCGTCGCAGTGCTCCAGCTGTGTTTATTATGCCCCGCCCATGGTGGGGCATATTATGGACACAAGCAGCCACCTCAGCAACACCAACCCTTGCCTCAATTCAATGAAGGTTATCCTCAACAACAATACTTGGGCAATGAGATGCCAGTGCTGCCTCAGTTTGGAAAAGATCTTCCACAGCTGCCATTGCACATGGGCAAAGAGAGGCTGCTGACTGAGGGCAAAG GAGAGACGTTCCCCAGAGGAGCTAAagggccccctcccccaggTCCCGGTGGAGAGGGTCTCCGAGAAGGACCACCTGGACTTCCGGGCCCTCCTGGACCCCAAGGCCCCCATGGGCTGCCAGGCCATGGTTTGACAGGGCCACCAGGGAAGCCAGGCCCCCCTGGTCCCCAGGGTTACCCAGGGATAGGAAAACCTGGAATGCCAGGATTGCCAGGAAAACCTGCAGGACCTGGATTACAAGGACCAAGGGGTGAGCCCGGCCTACGTGGTGATGAGGGACCAATCGGGCTGCCTGGACCAGCAGGTCTTCCAGGCCCCCCTGGTCTTCCAGGGATTGCAAAGCCAGGAGTTCAGGGGCTTCCAGGACAACCTGGACCTCGGGGAGAGCCTGGTAATAAGGGACTACCTGGGCTTCCTGGTCTCACAGGTGTCAAGGGAGAAAATGGAATTGGTCTGCCTGGTTTGCCAGGTTTGAAAGGGCCTGCTGGCCCACCAGGGCCCCCTGGACAAGTGGGACTCCCTGGAGTTGGTAAACCTGGTCTGAATGGACTTCCTGGACAGCCAGGGATACCTGGAAAACCTGGTGCCCCTGGAGAGCCAGGATTTGCAGGGCCGCAAGGCGAACAAGGTGAACTAGGACCACCAGGCTTGCCAGGAATTGGAAAACCAGGAATAGATGGATTTCCAGGGCAACCGGGACTTCCTGGAAGGAAAGGGGAACTTGGCCCTCCTGGTCCACCAGGGGGTCCAGGTTTGCCAGGTTATGGTAAACCAGGTTTTCCAGGACCTAAAGGTCACAAAGGACATGGTGGTCTGCCAGGACTTCCAGGCCCAAAGGGTGACAAAGGTTATGGAGGCCCGCCAGGAGTCACTGGTCTTCCTGGTCCCACTGGTCGGCCTGGTCCAGCAGGTCCAATGGGGCCTCCTGGAGGTCTTGGCTTCCCAGGTCCAAAAGGGGAAGGTGGTGCTGGGGGGCAGAAAGGACCACCAGGGATAAAAGGTGATCAAGGGCTTGCAGGACCTCCAGGACAGGGAGGCTTGCCAGGAGAGGGTGGACAACCAGGACCAAGAGGTTTGCCAGGGCCAGTAGGCCCAAAAGGAGAACATGGTCATAAGGGTTTACCTGGTCTTCCAGGTGTCCCAGGATTACCTGGGCCAAGAGGAGAGGGTGGACAACCTGGAGAGAAAGGCCACCAAGGACCAAAGGGCATTCCCGGGCTTGCAGGACCAGGGGGACCAATGGGTCCTCCTGGGATCCCAGGGCCAAAGGGCGAAATGGGCCCACCTGGTAAACCTGGGTATCCTGGTGAAGGTAAACCAGGACTCCCAGGTCGTATCGGTCCTCAAGGTAAGCCTGGCGCTAGGGGCCTCCCTGGCCTTCCAGGACAACCAGGCCAGCCTGGACCCCCTGGTCCTCCAGGATTACCTGCTGTAGCTCCCGAGCTTGGAGAGATCCTTCCTGTGACAGGCCCATACAATGGCCAAAAACAAGGTCACAAGAAGCCAAAGAATGGAGGGGACATTCGTGCAAGTGGCATAGAGATGCCAGCATTCACAGCTAAGCTCACAAATCCTTTCCCTCCTGTTGGATCTCCCATCATCTTTGACAAACTTCTGCACAATGGCAATCAGGACTACAGTCCCCAAACTGGCATCTTTACCTGTAGCATACCAGGGATCTACTACTTTGCTTACCACGTCCACTGCAAAGGAGGTAATGTGTGGGTGGCACTCATGAAGAACAATGAGCCAGTAATGTTCACATACGATGAGTACAAAAAGGGTTCTCTGGACCAGGCTTCAGGAAGTGCAGTGCTCCCATTACAACAAGGGGACAAAGTGCATTTACAGCTGCCATCTGATCAGGCAGCAGGACTTTATGCTGCAGAATATGTCCACTCCACTTTTTCTGGATATTTATTGTATGTAATGTAA